A single window of Mycolicibacterium madagascariense DNA harbors:
- a CDS encoding MFS transporter, translated as MTTEIEMTKPITMENAALNDTASRRVRMDHDHPHYKWVVLSNTTLGTLLATINASIVLISLPAIFRGIGLNPLAPGNVSYLLWMLMGYLVVTAVLVVPFGRLGDMLGRVRIYNWGFVVFTLAAVALSFDPFHLGGGALWLIGWRVVQGVGGAMLMASSSAILTDAFPANQRGMALGVNMVSAVAGSFLGLLIGGVLSEWHWRAIFWVGVPIGIAGTIWSVRSLRELGTRTAGKLDLPGIVTFGVGLTVLLAGITYGIQPYGGSTTGWSNPLVLGAIAFGLVCLVAFYFVERHVESPMVDVRLFKSASFGMGNFAGLMSSMGRGGLQFMLIIWLQGIWLPLHGYSFESTPLWAGIYLLPITVGFLVAGPLAGSLSDRYGARPFTVGGMLLMAASFIALVLIPVNFDYWVFATFAFLNGLGGGIFTAPNTAAIMSSVPAAQRGAASGVRATFFNAGNSLSIGVFFSLMIVGLAHTLPSAMSTGLQAQGVSANVAHDVANLPPVGSLFAAFLGYNPMAELLGPSGALQAPGVNADLLTGKTFFPQLITEPFHSGLTVVFIAAAVMMLLGAIASLFSAGKYGTAPDADNAA; from the coding sequence ATGACGACAGAGATCGAGATGACGAAGCCAATCACCATGGAGAACGCCGCGCTGAACGACACCGCGAGCCGGCGCGTACGGATGGACCACGACCACCCGCACTACAAGTGGGTGGTGCTGTCGAACACGACGCTCGGCACGCTGCTGGCCACGATCAACGCCTCGATCGTCCTCATCTCGCTACCCGCGATCTTCCGCGGCATCGGCCTCAACCCCCTGGCCCCCGGCAACGTGAGCTACCTGCTGTGGATGCTGATGGGCTATCTGGTGGTGACCGCCGTGCTGGTCGTCCCGTTCGGGCGTCTCGGGGACATGCTGGGCCGGGTCCGCATCTACAACTGGGGCTTCGTGGTGTTCACGCTGGCCGCGGTGGCGCTGTCCTTCGACCCCTTCCACCTGGGCGGCGGTGCGCTCTGGCTGATCGGCTGGCGGGTCGTGCAGGGCGTCGGCGGCGCGATGCTGATGGCGTCGTCGTCGGCGATCCTCACCGATGCGTTCCCGGCCAACCAGCGTGGCATGGCGCTCGGGGTCAACATGGTGTCCGCCGTCGCCGGATCCTTCCTCGGACTGCTGATCGGCGGTGTCCTCTCCGAGTGGCACTGGAGGGCGATCTTCTGGGTGGGCGTCCCGATCGGCATCGCGGGCACCATCTGGAGCGTCCGCTCGCTGCGCGAACTCGGCACCCGCACCGCAGGCAAGCTCGACCTGCCCGGCATCGTGACCTTCGGCGTCGGGCTGACGGTGCTGCTCGCGGGCATCACCTACGGCATCCAGCCCTACGGCGGCTCCACCACCGGCTGGTCGAACCCGCTGGTTCTCGGCGCCATCGCGTTCGGACTGGTGTGCCTGGTGGCGTTCTACTTCGTCGAACGACACGTCGAGTCCCCGATGGTCGACGTGCGACTCTTCAAGTCGGCGTCGTTTGGCATGGGCAACTTCGCCGGCCTGATGTCCTCGATGGGCCGCGGCGGCCTGCAGTTCATGCTCATCATCTGGCTGCAGGGCATCTGGCTGCCGCTGCACGGCTACAGCTTCGAGTCGACCCCGCTGTGGGCCGGCATCTACCTGCTGCCGATCACCGTCGGCTTCCTTGTCGCGGGTCCGCTGGCGGGTTCGCTGTCGGACCGCTACGGCGCCCGGCCGTTCACCGTGGGCGGCATGCTGCTGATGGCGGCCTCCTTCATCGCCCTGGTGCTGATCCCGGTGAACTTCGACTACTGGGTCTTCGCCACGTTCGCGTTCCTCAACGGCCTCGGCGGCGGCATCTTCACCGCCCCCAACACCGCGGCGATCATGTCGAGCGTGCCCGCCGCCCAACGCGGCGCCGCCTCCGGTGTGCGGGCGACGTTCTTCAACGCGGGCAACTCGCTGTCGATCGGCGTGTTCTTCTCGCTCATGATCGTGGGTCTGGCGCACACGCTGCCGTCGGCGATGAGCACGGGCCTGCAGGCCCAGGGCGTGTCCGCCAACGTCGCCCACGACGTCGCCAACCTGCCGCCCGTCGGCAGCTTGTTCGCCGCCTTCCTCGGCTACAACCCGATGGCCGAACTGCTGGGGCCCTCGGGCGCGCTGCAGGCCCCCGGCGTGAACGCCGACCTGCTGACCGGCAAGACGTTCTTCCCGCAGCTGATCACCGAGCCGTTCCACAGCGGCCTGACGGTCGTCTTCATCGCCGCCGCGGTGATGATGCTGCTCGGAGCGATCGCCTCGCTCTTCAGCGCCGGCAAGTACGGCACCGCGCCGGACGCCGACAACGCGGCGTAG
- a CDS encoding class I SAM-dependent methyltransferase: MTAPRRRLNDSVTRFWSFAAPAYDQQCLQRLVYQPAQDEVISALRKHGSRRIADIACGTGILASRIARELRPDETYGVDMSDGMLAQARKRSSDVFWKKAPAEQLPFDDGFLDAVVTTSAFHFFDQPAALREFRRVLAPGGVVAVATISPRQLLPVQLFAAGAWAPAHNPSPAAVRALFTGAGLVVEDQHRVRRPWWTQAVSDLITIGVKR, translated from the coding sequence ATGACGGCCCCCCGCAGACGGCTCAACGACTCGGTGACGCGGTTCTGGAGCTTCGCCGCGCCCGCCTACGACCAGCAGTGTCTGCAGCGGCTGGTCTACCAGCCGGCGCAGGACGAGGTGATCTCCGCCCTGCGCAAGCACGGATCGCGGCGGATTGCCGACATCGCTTGCGGGACGGGCATTCTCGCGTCACGGATCGCGCGGGAACTGCGTCCCGACGAGACGTACGGTGTCGACATGTCCGACGGCATGCTGGCGCAGGCCAGGAAGCGGTCCTCGGACGTGTTCTGGAAGAAGGCGCCCGCCGAACAGCTGCCGTTCGACGACGGCTTCCTCGACGCGGTCGTCACCACCTCGGCGTTCCACTTCTTCGACCAGCCCGCCGCGCTGCGGGAGTTCCGCCGCGTGCTGGCTCCCGGCGGCGTGGTGGCGGTCGCGACGATCAGCCCGCGTCAGCTGCTACCGGTGCAGCTGTTCGCGGCGGGCGCGTGGGCACCGGCCCACAATCCGTCGCCGGCCGCCGTGCGCGCCCTGTTCACGGGCGCCGGTCTGGTCGTCGAGGATCAGCACCGCGTACGCAGGCCGTGGTGGACGCAGGCCGTGTCGGATCTGATCACCATCGGCGTCAAGCGTTAA
- a CDS encoding exodeoxyribonuclease III, translating to MRLATWNVNSIRSRIDRVTGWLERADVDVLAMQETKCTDEQFPTMPFAALGYEVAHVGHNQWNGVAIASRVGLDDVQLGFDGQPAFNDVDEARAIGATCGGVRVWSLYVPNGRTVQDPHYAYKLEWLAALRNTATGWRDTDPAAPIALVGDWNIAPTDDDVWDMAVFTHSTHVTAPERAAFRAIEERFADVVRPFTPGPGVYTYWDYTQLRFPKRQGMRIDFILGSPALEARVTHGEIARDERKPGKKGTPAPSDHAPVFVDL from the coding sequence GTGCGACTGGCCACCTGGAACGTCAACTCGATCCGCTCCCGTATCGACCGCGTGACCGGTTGGCTCGAACGCGCCGACGTCGACGTGCTGGCGATGCAGGAGACCAAGTGCACCGACGAGCAGTTCCCCACGATGCCGTTCGCCGCGCTCGGCTACGAGGTCGCCCACGTGGGGCACAACCAGTGGAACGGCGTCGCGATCGCGTCGCGGGTCGGTCTCGACGACGTGCAGCTGGGCTTCGACGGCCAGCCCGCGTTCAACGACGTCGACGAGGCCAGGGCCATCGGGGCGACGTGTGGCGGCGTGCGGGTCTGGAGCCTTTACGTCCCCAACGGCCGCACCGTTCAGGATCCACACTATGCGTACAAGCTGGAATGGCTTGCGGCACTTCGCAATACCGCGACCGGCTGGCGCGACACCGACCCCGCCGCCCCCATCGCACTGGTCGGTGACTGGAACATCGCCCCCACCGACGACGACGTCTGGGACATGGCCGTCTTCACGCACAGCACTCACGTGACCGCACCGGAGCGCGCGGCGTTTCGGGCCATCGAGGAACGCTTCGCCGACGTGGTGCGGCCCTTCACCCCCGGCCCCGGCGTCTACACCTACTGGGACTACACGCAGCTGCGGTTCCCCAAGCGCCAGGGTATGCGCATCGACTTCATCCTCGGCTCCCCCGCGCTGGAGGCCCGCGTCACCCACGGCGAGATCGCCCGCGACGAACGCAAACCGGGCAAGAAGGGCACCCCCGCGCCCAGCGACCACGCGCCGGTGTTCGTCGACCTCTGA
- a CDS encoding N-acetylglutamate synthase, CG3035 family gives MPELPDVGTRVSLRYRLPAGSVPPLSDVVGHLVDAGPELRVRDKHGVVVTVAATDVVSLRPLPPMPVRNPDIRNLEHAAALGWPGVEHEWHDGWLLRFGHGCTRRANSAVPLLPSPSLDTAPIVQWFAARGVPPRLAVPDRLFRIPPGAATDGENLVMTKQLAEVGPGPAARLTARPDDAWLGLHPRRVPVDVLTAVVDGEVVFATLADAAVARAAITVAPNGTRWVGLSSVHVAEHARRRGLARGVCEALLGWAAGRGADRAYVQVLADNAAAIALYRSMGFTEHHRCRYVSLG, from the coding sequence GTGCCTGAGCTGCCCGACGTCGGCACCAGGGTCAGCCTGCGCTACCGGCTGCCCGCCGGGTCGGTGCCTCCGCTGAGCGACGTGGTCGGCCATCTCGTCGACGCCGGCCCCGAGCTGCGGGTGAGGGACAAACACGGGGTCGTCGTGACCGTCGCGGCCACCGACGTGGTGTCGCTGCGGCCGCTACCCCCGATGCCGGTGCGCAACCCCGACATCCGCAACCTCGAACATGCCGCTGCGCTGGGCTGGCCCGGCGTCGAACACGAATGGCACGACGGTTGGTTGCTGCGCTTCGGCCACGGCTGCACCCGGCGCGCCAATTCGGCGGTGCCGCTGCTGCCCTCCCCCAGCCTCGACACCGCACCGATCGTGCAGTGGTTCGCCGCCCGCGGCGTCCCACCCCGGCTCGCCGTTCCCGACCGGCTGTTCCGCATCCCGCCCGGTGCGGCCACCGACGGCGAAAACCTGGTCATGACAAAGCAATTGGCCGAAGTGGGACCCGGCCCGGCGGCGCGACTGACCGCCCGGCCGGACGACGCGTGGTTGGGCCTGCACCCACGACGGGTCCCGGTCGACGTGCTGACCGCGGTCGTCGATGGCGAGGTGGTCTTCGCCACCCTCGCCGACGCCGCGGTCGCGCGGGCGGCGATCACCGTGGCGCCCAACGGCACCCGCTGGGTGGGCCTGTCGTCGGTCCACGTCGCCGAGCACGCCCGTCGCCGCGGTCTCGCCCGCGGGGTGTGCGAGGCACTGCTCGGCTGGGCGGCGGGCCGCGGGGCCGACCGCGCCTACGTCCAGGTGCTCGCCGACAACGCCGCCGCGATCGCGCTGTACCGGTCGATGGGCTTCACCGAGCACCACCGCTGCCGGTACGTGTCGCTAGGGTGA
- a CDS encoding peptide deformylase, with amino-acid sequence MAVVPIRIVGDPVLHTATSPIPVGDDGSLPAEVADLIADLYDTMDAANGVGLAANQIGVSQRVFVYDCADERGRTTRRRGAVVNPVLETSEVPETMPDPDNDDEGCLSVPGESFPRGRASWARVTGLDADGTPITLEGSGLFARMLQHETGHLDGFLYIDGLIGRHARAAKRAVKANGWGTPGLSWTPGEDPDPFGH; translated from the coding sequence ATGGCCGTCGTTCCGATCCGCATCGTGGGAGATCCCGTCCTGCACACCGCGACCAGTCCCATCCCCGTGGGCGACGACGGGTCGCTACCCGCCGAGGTGGCCGATCTCATCGCCGACCTGTACGACACCATGGACGCCGCCAACGGTGTCGGGTTGGCGGCCAACCAGATCGGGGTCTCCCAGCGCGTGTTCGTCTACGACTGCGCCGACGAGCGGGGCCGCACGACGCGTCGCCGCGGAGCGGTCGTCAACCCGGTGCTCGAGACGTCGGAGGTGCCCGAGACGATGCCCGACCCGGACAACGACGACGAGGGTTGCCTCTCGGTGCCCGGCGAATCGTTCCCGCGGGGCCGGGCGAGCTGGGCACGGGTCACCGGGCTGGACGCCGACGGGACGCCGATCACCCTGGAGGGCTCGGGTCTGTTCGCGCGCATGCTCCAGCACGAAACCGGACACCTCGACGGCTTCCTCTACATCGACGGGCTGATCGGCCGGCACGCGCGCGCCGCGAAACGCGCCGTGAAGGCGAACGGCTGGGGCACGCCGGGCCTGTCGTGGACGCCCGGCGAGGACCCCGATCCGTTCGGGCACTGA
- a CDS encoding DUF3263 domain-containing protein: MDGAIARTDKSGDSQDDTALADGLTRREHDLLAFERQWWKYAGSKEDAIKELFSMSATRYYQVLNALVERPEALAADPMLVKRLRRMRASRQKARAARRLGFDVT, translated from the coding sequence ATGGACGGCGCCATTGCGCGGACCGACAAGTCCGGGGACTCCCAGGACGACACCGCCCTCGCCGACGGTCTGACCCGCCGCGAACACGACCTCCTGGCGTTCGAGCGGCAGTGGTGGAAGTACGCGGGCTCCAAGGAAGATGCCATCAAGGAGCTGTTCTCCATGTCGGCGACGCGGTACTACCAGGTGCTGAACGCCCTCGTCGAGCGGCCAGAGGCACTCGCGGCCGACCCCATGCTGGTCAAGCGCCTGCGCAGGATGCGCGCCAGCAGGCAGAAGGCCCGGGCGGCGCGCCGCCTCGGCTTCGACGTCACCTAG
- a CDS encoding LytR C-terminal domain-containing protein codes for MNQRDSSGLPLRAMVMVLLFLGVVFLLVGFQSMSSSSSSSSSSSSSSTTASSTSTPTSASPTPAAAKPVVRVYNLSDVAGLAETTANRLRDAQWDVAETGNLSLDGVTATTVYFGEAQGEKDAAEQIGALLQAPVEPRTPAVAQQPPGVIVAVTG; via the coding sequence ATGAATCAACGAGACTCCTCCGGGTTGCCACTGCGCGCCATGGTCATGGTGCTGCTCTTCCTCGGGGTCGTCTTCCTGTTGGTCGGCTTCCAATCCATGAGTTCGAGCAGCAGCAGCAGCTCCAGTTCGTCGAGTTCCAGCACGACGGCGAGTTCGACCTCCACGCCCACGTCGGCGTCCCCGACGCCCGCGGCCGCCAAGCCGGTGGTGCGGGTGTACAACCTCTCCGACGTGGCCGGCCTCGCGGAGACGACGGCCAATCGCCTGCGCGACGCGCAGTGGGACGTCGCCGAGACGGGCAACCTCAGCCTCGACGGCGTGACGGCGACGACCGTGTACTTCGGGGAGGCGCAGGGGGAGAAGGACGCGGCCGAGCAGATCGGCGCGCTGCTGCAGGCGCCGGTCGAGCCGCGTACGCCCGCGGTGGCTCAGCAGCCGCCCGGAGTGATCGTTGCCGTCACCGGTTAG
- the sodC gene encoding superoxide dismutase[Cu-Zn], whose protein sequence is MPISTPLRLLAAAALLVPIASACSPHEPVASQPGTTPSVWTGSPPPSAAGGPEGQAGQAPAAAPAGEKLTADLKSPDGTSVASAEFVFSGGYATITVKTTAPGQLTPGFHGMHIHAVGKCEPNSVAPTGGAPGNFNSAGGHFQVAGHTAHPASGDLALLQVRGDGSAMSVTTTDAFTAADLLAGAKTAIIIHELPDNYANIPPERYQQLNGTPGPDEATLATGDAGKRVACGVVTPE, encoded by the coding sequence ATGCCGATCTCCACCCCGCTTCGTCTCCTCGCCGCCGCAGCGCTCCTCGTGCCGATCGCCAGCGCGTGCTCACCGCACGAGCCGGTTGCGTCGCAGCCCGGTACCACCCCGTCGGTGTGGACGGGTTCGCCGCCGCCGTCGGCCGCCGGGGGCCCCGAGGGACAGGCGGGTCAGGCTCCCGCCGCCGCGCCCGCGGGTGAGAAGCTCACCGCCGACCTGAAGTCCCCCGACGGCACGTCGGTGGCCAGCGCCGAATTCGTCTTCTCCGGTGGCTACGCCACGATCACCGTCAAGACCACCGCTCCCGGCCAGCTGACGCCCGGTTTCCACGGTATGCACATCCACGCGGTGGGCAAGTGCGAGCCGAACTCGGTCGCCCCGACCGGCGGCGCCCCCGGCAACTTCAACTCCGCGGGCGGACACTTCCAGGTGGCCGGCCACACCGCGCATCCCGCCAGCGGCGACCTCGCCCTGCTGCAGGTTCGCGGCGACGGTTCGGCGATGTCGGTGACCACCACCGACGCCTTCACGGCGGCCGACCTGCTCGCCGGAGCGAAGACGGCCATCATCATCCACGAGCTGCCCGACAACTACGCCAACATCCCGCCGGAGCGCTACCAGCAGCTCAACGGGACCCCGGGCCCCGACGAGGCAACCCTCGCCACCGGCGACGCCGGCAAGCGAGTGGCATGCGGTGTCGTCACACCCGAGTGA